Proteins from a genomic interval of Oncorhynchus nerka isolate Pitt River linkage group LG13, Oner_Uvic_2.0, whole genome shotgun sequence:
- the LOC115140356 gene encoding myosin heavy chain, fast skeletal muscle-like, with the protein MSTDAEMQIYGKAAIYLRKPEKERMEAQAAPFDSKNACYVTDAKELYLKGLVTARADGKCTVTVTNPNGTKEEGKEFKEADVYQMNPPKYNKIEDMAMMTYLNEASVLYNLKERYAAWMIYTYSGLFCATVNPYKWLPVYDMEVVNAYRGKKRMEAPPHIFSVSDNAFQFMQIDNENQSVLITGESGAGKTVNTKRVIQYFATIAVSGAKKEVDPNKMQGSLEDQIIAANPLLEAYGNAKTVRNDNSSRFGKFIRIHFQGGKLAKADIETYLLEKSRVSFQLPDERGYHIFFQMMTNHKPEIVEMSLITTNPYDFPMCSQGQITVASINDKEELDATDDAITILGFTNEEKMGIYKLTGAVLHHGNLKFKQKQREEQAEPDGTEVADKIGYLLGLNSAEMLKALCYPRVKVGNEYVTKGQTVPQVNNSVSALAKSIYERMFLWMVIRINEMLDTKNPRQFYIGVLDIAGFEIFDYNSMEQLCINFTNEKLQQFFNHTMFVLEQEEYKKEGIIWAFIDFGMDLAACIELIEKPLGIFSILEEECMFPKSSDTTFKDKLYAQHLGKTKAFEKPKPAKGKAEAHFSLVHYAGTVDYNITGWLEKNKDPLNDSVIQLYGKSTVKLLAALYPAAPPEDTTKKGGKKKGGSMQTVSSQFRENLHKLMTNLRSTHPHFVRCLIPNESKTPGLMENFLVIHQLRCNGVLEGIRICRKGFPSRIIYADFKQRYKVLNASVIPEGQFMDNKKASEKLLGSIDVNHEDYKFGHTKVFFKAGLLGVLEEMRDEKLASLVGMVQALSRGFLMRREFTKMMERRDSVFTIQYNIRSFMNVKTWPWMKVYFKIKPLLKSAETEKELANMKENYEKMTSDLAKALATKKQLEEKMVSMVQERADLALQVASDSENLTDAEERCEGLIKSKIQLEAKLKETTERLEDEEEMNAELTAKKRKLEDECSELKKDIDDLELTLAKVEKEKHASENKVKNLTEEMVSMDESVAKLTKEKKALQEAHQQTLDDLQAEEDKVNTLTKAKTKLEQQVDDLEGSLEQEKKLRMDLERAKRKLEGDLKLAQESIMDLENDKQQSDEKLKKKEFETSQLLSKIEDEQSLGAQLQKKIKELQARIEELEEEIEAERAARAKVEKQRADLSRELEEISERLEEAGGATAAQIEMNKKREVEFQKLRRDLEESTLQHEATAAALRKKQADSVAELGQQIDNLQRIKQKLEKDKSEYKMEIDDLSSNMEAIAKAKGNLEKMCHTLEDQLSELKTKNDENVRQVNDISGQRARLLTENGEFGRQLEEKEALVSQLTRVKQAFTQQVEEMKRLIEEEVKAKHALSHSVQSARHDCDLLREQFEEEQEAKAELQRGMSKANSEVAQWRTKYETDAIQRTEELEEAKKKLAQRLQEAEETIEATNSKCASLEKTKQRLQGEVEDHMIDVERASAMAANLDKKQRNFDKVLAECKQKYEEGQAELEVAQKEARSMSTELFKMKNSYEEALDHLETLKRENKNLQQEISDLTEQIGETGKSIHELEKAKKTVETEKSEIQTALEEAEGTLEHEESKILRLQLELNQIKGEVDRKLAEKDEEMEQIKRNSQRVIDSMQSTLDSEVRSRNDALRVKKKMEGDLNEMEVQLSHANRQAAESQKQLRNAQGQLKDAQLHLDNAVRASEDMKEQAAMVERRNGLMVAEIEELRVALEQTERGRKVAETELVDASERVGLLHSQNTSLLNTKKKLETDLVQVQGEVDDIVQEARNAEEKAKKAITDAAMMAEELKKEQDTSSHLERMKKNLEVTVKDLQHRLDEAENLAMKGGKKQLQKLESRVRELETEVEAEQRRGVDVVKGVRKYERRVKELTYQTEEDKKNVGRLQDLVGKLQMKVKAYKRQAEEAEEAANSHMSKLRKVQHELEEAEERADIAETQVNKLRAKTREGGKGKEAAE; encoded by the exons ATGAGTACGGACGCGGAGATGCAAATCTACGGCAAGGCTGCCATATACCTCCGTAAGccggagaaagagaggatggaggcACAAGCCGCACCCTTTGATTCAAAGAACGCCTGCTATGTGACAGACGCCAAAGAGCTGTACCTTAAAGGTTTGGTCACTGCCAGGGCTGACGGAAAGTGTACTGTGACAGTCACGAATCCTAACGGCACCAAGGAG GAAGGGAAAGAGTTCAAAGAGGCAGACGTCTACCAGATGAACCCCCCTAAATACAACAAGATTGAGGACATGGCCATGATGACCTACCTGAATGAAGCCTCTGTGTTGTATAACCTTAAAGAGCGTTATGCAGCATGGATGATCTAT ACCTACTCTGGGCTGTTCTGTGCCACGGTGAACCCCTACAAGTGGCTTCCTGTGTACGACATGGAGGTTGTCAACGCCtacagagggaagaagaggatggAGGCTCCACCCCATATCTTCTCCGTCTCTGACAACGCCTTTCAGTTCATGCAGATTG ATAACGAGAACCAGTCTGTCCTGATCAC TGGAGAATCCGGTGCAGGAAAGACTGTCAACACCAAGCGTGTCATCCAGTACTTTGCCACCATTGCAGTGTCTGGTGCCAAGAAGGAAGTAGACCCCAACAAAATGCAG GGGTCTCTTGAGGATCAGATCATTGCTGCTAACCCTCTGCTGGAGGCTTACGGTAATGCCAAGACAGTGAGGAACGACAACTCGTCTCGCTTC GGTAAATTCATCAGGATTCACTTCCAAGGAGGAAAACTGGCTAAAGCTGACATTGAGACCT ACCTCCTGGAGAAGTCCCGAGTGTCCTTCCAGCTGCCCGATGAAAGAGGCTACCACATCTTCTTCCAGATGATGACCAATCACAAACCTGAGATAGTTG AAATGTCGCTCATCACCACCAACCCCTACGACTTCCCCATGTGCAGTCAGGGTCAGATCACTGTGGCCAGCATCAACGACAAGGAAGAGCTGGATGCCACAGAC GATGCCATTACAATCCTGGGCTTCACTAATGAGGAGAAGATGGGCATCTACAAGCTGACAGGAGCTGTGCTGCACCATGGAAACTTGAAATTCAAGCAGAAGCAGCGTGAGGAGCAGGCCGAGCCAGACGGCACAGAGG TGGCTGATAAAATCGGCTACCTGCTGGGCCTGAACTCAGCTGAGATGTTGAAGGCTCTGTGCTACCCCAGAGTGAAGGTCGGCAACGAGTACGTGACCAAGGGACAGACTGTGCCTCAG GTTAATAACTCAGTCTCGGCTCTGGCCAAGTCAATCTATGAGAGGATGTTCTTGTGGATGGTCATCCGTATCAACGAGATGTTGGACACCAAGAATCCAAGGCAGTTCTATATTGGCGTGCTGGATATTGCCGGGTTTGAGATCTTTGAT TACAACAGCATGGAGCAGCTGTGCATCAACTTCACCAATGAGAAACTGCAACAGTTTTTCAACCACACCATGTTCGTCCTGGAACAAGAGGAGTACAAGAAGGAGGGAATCATCTGGGCCTTCATTGACTTCGGCATGGACTTGGCTGCCTGCATTGAGCTTATTGAGAAG CCATTGGGCATCTTCTCCATCCTTGAAGAGGAGTGCATGTTCCCCAAGTCTTCAGACACTACCTTCAAGGACAAGCTGTACGCCCAGCATCTTGGCAAAACCAAGGCGTTTGAGAAGCCCAAGCCTGCCAAAGGCAAGGCAGAGGCCCACTTCTCCCTGGTGCACTATGCCGGCACTGTGGACTACAACATCACTGGCTGGCTGGAGAAGAACAAGGACCCCCTGAACGACTCAGTTATTCAGCTGTACGGGAAGTCCACAGTCAAACTTTTGGCTGCTCTGTACCCTGCTGCCCCACCGGAGG ATACAACCAAGAAAGGAGGTAAGAAGAAGGGTGGTTCCATGCAGACTGTGTCGTCCCAGTTCAGG GAGAACTTACATAAGCTGATGACCAACTTGAGGAGCACTCATCCTCACTTTGTGCGCTGCCTGATCCCCAACGAGTCAAAGACTCCAG GTCTGATGGAGAACTTCCTGGTTATCCACCAGCTCAGGTGTAATGGTGTTCTGGAGGGAATCCGGATCTGCAGAAAGGGCTTCCCCAGCAGAATCATCTATGCTGACTTCAagcagag GTACAAAGTACTGAATGCCAGCGTCATCCCCGAGGGCCAGTTCATGGACAACAAGAAGGCTTCTGAGAAGCTGCTTGGGtccattgatgtgaatcacgaggattacaagtttggacacaccaag GTGTTCTTCAAAGCCGGTCTGCTGGGCGTcctggaggagatgagagatgagaagcTGGCCTCTCTGGTCGGCATGGTTCAGGCTCTCAGCCGTGGATTCCTGATGAGGAGAGAGTTCACCAagatgatggagaggag AGATTCCGTCTTCACCATCCAGTACAACATCCGTTCATTCATGAATGTGAAAACCTGGCCGTGGATGAAGGTGTACTTCAAGATCAAGCCCCTGCTGAAGAGCGCAGAGACGGAGAAGGAGCTGGCCAACATGAAGGAGAATTATGAGAAGATGACGTCGGACCTGGCCAAGGCTCTGGCCACCAAGAAGCAGTTGGAGGAGAAGATGGTCTCCATGGTGCAGGAGAGAGCAGACCTGGCGCTCCAAGTAGCATCT GATTCAGAGAATCTGACTGATGCTGAGGAAAGGTGCGAGGGGCTCATCAAGAGCAAGATCCAGCTAGAGGCCAAACTCAAAGAGACGACCGAGAggctggaggatgaggaggagatgaaTGCTGAGTTGACTGCCAAGAAGAGGAAGCTGGAGGATGAGtgttctgagctgaagaaggATATTGATGACCTGGAGCTCACCTTGGCCAAAGTGGAGAAGGAGAAGCACGCCAGTGAAAACAAG GTTAAAaacctgacagaggagatggtgtCTATGGATGAGAGTGTTGCCAAGCTGACCAAGGAGAAGAAAGCCCTCCAAGAGGCCCACCAGCAGACACTGGATGACCTGCAGGCAGAGGAGGACAAAGTCAACACTCTGACCAAGGCCAAGACCAAGCTGGAACAGCAAGTGGATGAC CTTGAGGGTTCTCTGGAGCAAGAGAAGAAGCTCCGTATGGACCTTGAGAGAGCCAAGAGAAAGCTGGAGGGAGATCTGAAACTCGCCCAGGAGTCCATAATGGACCTGGAGAATGATAAGCAGCAGTCTGATGAGAAACTCAAGAA GAAGGAGTTTGAGACCAGCCAGCTCCTCAGCAAGATAGAGGATGAACAGTCTCTGGGAGCTCAGCTGCAGAAGAAGATCAAGGAACTGCAG GCCCGTATTGAGGAGCTGGAGGAGGAAATTGAGGCTGAGCGTGCTGCCAGGGCCAAGGTTGAGAAGCAGAGGGCCGATCTCTCCAGGGAACTTGAGGAGATCAGTGAGAGGCTAGAGGAGGCCGGAGGCGCCACTGCTGCTCAGATTGAGATGAACAAGAAACGCGAGGTTGAGTTCCAGAAGCTGCGTCGTGATCTTGAAGAGTCCACCCTGCAACATGAGGCCACAGCCGCCGCTCTGCGCAAGAAGCAGGCTGACAGTGTGGCTGAGCTCGGGCAGCAGATCGACAACCTGCAGCGCATAAAGCAGAAGCTGGAGAAGGACAAGAGCGAGTATAAGATGGAGATTGATGACCTCTCCAGCAACATGGAGGCCATCGCCAAGGCTAAG GGCAATCTGGAGAAGATGTGTCATACTCTTGAGGACCAGCTGAGTGAGCTCAAGACTAAGAATGATGAGAATGTTCGCCAGGTCAACGACATCAGCGGGCAGAGGGCCAGACTCCTGACAGAAAATG GTGAGTTTGGCCGCCAGCTGGAGGAGAAGGAAGCCCTGGTCTCTCAGCTGACCAGAGTTAAACAGGCCTTCACCCAGCAGGTTGAGGAGATGAAGAGGCTGATTGAGGAGGAGGTAAAG gCTAAACACGCACTGTCCCACAGTGTCCAGTCTGCCCGCCATGACTGTGACCTTCTAAGAGAGCAGtttgaggaggagcaggaggccaAGGCAGAGCTGCAGCGCGGCATGTCCAAGGCCAACAGTGAGGTGGCTCAGTGGAGGACTAAGTATGAAACTGACGCCATCCAACGCACAGAGGAGCTGGAGGAGGCCAA GAAGAAGCTGGCCCAGCGTCTGCAGGAGGCTGAGGAGACCATTGAAGCGACCAACTCCAAGTGTGCCTCCCTGGAGAAGACCAAGCAGAGActgcagggagaggtggaggaccaCATGATTGACGTTGAGAGAGCCAGCGCGATGGCCGCCAACCTCGACAAGAAGCAGAGGAACTTTGACAAG GTTCTGGCAGAGTGTAAGCAGAAGTATGAGGAAGGTCAGGCGGAGCTGGAAGTAGCTCAGAAGGAGGCTCGCTCAATGAGCACTGAACTCTTCAAGATGAAGAACTCCTACGAGGAGGCTCTGGATCATCTGGAGACtctgaagagagagaacaagaacctGCAAC AGGAGATCTCTGACCTGACTGAGCAGATTGGAGAGACTGGCAAGAGCATCCATGAGCTGGAGAAGGCCAAGAAGACCGTGGAGACAGAGAAGTCTGAGATCCAGACCGCTCTGGAGGAGGCTGAG GGAACACTGGAGCACGAAGAATCCAAGATTCTGCGTTTGCAGCTGGAGCTGAACCAGATCAAGGGTGAGGTGGACAGAAAGCTGGCTGAGAAGGACGAGGAGATGGAGCAGATCAAGAGGAACAGCCAGAGGGTGATTGACTCCATGCAGAGCACCCTGGACTCGGAGGTCAGGAGCAGGAATGATGCCCTGAGGgtgaagaagaagatggagggagacctGAACGAGATGGAAGTCCAGCTGAGCCACGCCAACAGGCAGGCCGCTGAGTCCCAGAAACAGCTGAGGAACGCCCAGGGACAGCTCAAG GATGCCCAATTGCACCTTGATAACGCCGTCCGTGCCTCAGAGGACATGAAGGAGCAGGCAGCCATGGTGGAGCGCAGAAACGGTCTGATGGTGGCTGAGATCGAGGAGCTGAGAGTTGCtctggagcagacagagagaggccgcAAAGTGGCTGAGACTGAGCTGGTGGATGCCAGCGAGCGTGTTGGACTTCTGCACTCCCAG AACACCAGCCTTCTGAACACCAAGAAGAAGCTGGAGACTGACCTGGTGCAggtgcagggagaggtggacgaCATCGTCCAGGAGGCCAGGAACGCAGAGGAGAAGGCCAAGAAGGCCATCACTGAC GCGGCCATGATGGCTGAGGAGCTGAAGAAGGAGCAGGACACCAGCTCTCACCTGGAGAGGATGAAGAAGAACCTGGAGGTCACAGTCAAGGACCTGCAGCACCGTCTGGATGAGGCTGAGAATCTGGCCATGAAGGGAGGCAAAAAGCAGCTCCAGAAACTGGAGTCCAGG GTGCGTGAGCTCGAGACTGAGGTGGAGGCTGAGCAGAGAAGAGGTGTAGACGTGGTCAAGGGAGTCCGCAAGTATGAGCGCAGAGTCAAGGAGCTCACCTACCAG ACTGAGGAGGATAAGAAGAACGTTGGCAGACTTCAGGACCTGGTAGGCAAGCTGCAGATGAAAGTGAAGGCCTACAAGAGGCAGGCCGAGGAAGCG GAGGAAGCAGCCAATAGCCACATGTCTAAGCTCCGGAAGGTTCAGCATGAGCTGGAGGAGGCTGAGGAGCGTGCTGACATCGCTGAGACTCAGGTCAACAAGCTCAGAGCCAAGACCCGCGAAGGTGGAAAG GGCAAGGAAGCTGCTGAATAA